In Aegilops tauschii subsp. strangulata cultivar AL8/78 chromosome 3, Aet v6.0, whole genome shotgun sequence, one genomic interval encodes:
- the LOC109735651 gene encoding BTB/POZ and MATH domain-containing protein 1-like: MTCHPHGEHEDDAETEFLSVYLELMSKAVRARAIFDIFLMSREGVPSSLFMKRCVRMYPPGCHSTLWGFRRFVDWKDLEDYCFVKDDGRVTLMWAVVVVNPAPTIPVPPSDMGTHLGSLLLDGAVGTDVSFVVDRGETFRAQRVLLAARSPVFKAELFGLMMEAKASSVVVHDIDPETFKAMLVFMYTDNLTAGDVGTTEMFRSLLVAADRYALDRLKLLCAQKLLDNVSMDILTTMIDFAETYNCPELKNKCVEFAMAEGKFNKFGQSMMNAAAQKHIGCLGYLLAFSLLLSSC, from the coding sequence CGCGCCAGGGCCATCTTCGATATCTTCCTCATGAGCCGCGAGGGCGTGCCGTCATCCTTGTTCATGAAGAGGTGCGTGCGCATGTACCCACCAGGGTGCCACTCCACGTTATGGGGGTTCCGTCGGTTCGTCGACTGGAAGGATCTCGAGGATTACTGCTTCGTCAAGGACGACGGCCGCGTCACCCTCATGTGGGCGGTCGTGGTCGTCAACCCCGCACCAACGATACCAGTGCCGCCCTCCGACATGGGAACCCATCTTGGCAGCCTGCTGCTGGACGGCGCCGTTGGCACGGATGTTTCATTCGTCGTGGACAGGGGCGAGACGTTCCGAGCTCAGCGCGTCCTCCTGGCCGCCCGCTCCCCGGTCTTCAAGGCGGAGCTCTTTGGCCTCATGATGGAAGCTAAAGCATCGTCCGTTGTTGTGCACGATATCGACCCCGAGACTTTCAAGGCCATGCTCGTGTTCATGTACACAGATAATTTGACAGCCGGAGATGTCGGCACCACCGAGATGTTCCGATCTTTGCTCGTTGCGGCAGATCGCTATGCCTTGGACCGCCTCAAGCTTCTATGTGCCCAAAAGCTGTTGGACAATGTGTCCATGGATATTCTTACCACTATGATAGACTTTGCCGAAACATACAACTGCCCGGAGCTAAAGAACAAGTGTGTTGAGTTTGCTATGGCAGAGGGAAAATTCAACAAATTCGGACAGTCGATGATGAACGCTGCTGCGCAAAAGCATATTGGATGTTTGGGATATTTGCTTGCATTTTCGCTGCTATTATCTTCCTGTTAG